The DNA window TCCTCATGACGGTGCAGAACACCGACCCCAACGGCCTGCCATGGCTCACCAACTACCTGGAGACTCTGCTCTGCCAGGTCTGGTACCCCTGCACGGTCGCCACCCAGAGCCGGGCCATGCGCCAGGAGATCCTCCGCTTCCTCGAGGAAACGGGCGATCCCAGCCAAATCGACTTCAAGCTGCATGACTTCGGTTTCCGGGGTTCCACCAGCGTGGAGTCAGCTGGTATCGGCGGGGCGGCCCACTTGGTCAACTTCAAGGGGACTGACACCCTCGAAGCCATCATGGTCGCCCGTCGTTACTACGGCGAGAACATGGCCGGCTACTCGATCCCAGCCGCCGAGCACAGCACCATCACATCCTGGGGCAAAGAGCACGAGGCTGACGCTTACGCCAACATGCTCACGGCCTACCCCACCGGCACCGTAGCCGTAGTCTCGGACAGCTACGACGTATTCAACGCTTGTCGCTCCATCTGGGGTGGACAGCTCAAGGAGCGCGTTCTGGCCCGAGACGGCGTCCTCGTCATTCGCCCCGACAGCGGTAACCCCCCGGAAGTGGTCACCCAGGTCCTCGATATTCTCGGGCAGACCTTCGGCTTCACCACCAACGACAAGCAGTACAGGGTACTGCACCCAAAGGTCCGGGTCATTCAGGGCGACGGCATCGACTACGCCATGATCACCCAGATCCTGACCGCTATGCGGCAGGCGGGATGGTCAGCTGATAATCTCGCCTTCGGCTCCGGCGGCGGTCTGCTCCAGAAGGTCAACCGAGACACCCAGCGTTTCGCCTTCAAGTGCTCAGCCGCTCAGATCGACGGAACCTGGCGCGATGTGATGAAGGACCCTGTCACTGATCCCGGCAAGCGTTCCAAGGCGGGCCATCTGGCCCTTGTACGCAACAGCGCCGGCGACTGGAAGACCATGCGCGAGTCAGACGCCGAAGCCATGGGATTCTCCAACCAACTAGTCCCTGTCTTCAAAGACGGCGCCCTATTGGTTGATTACAACTTCCAGTCCATTCGAGATCGCGCCGCGATGTAAGTCGCAGCACCTTCCGGCCTCCTATCGGGGGCCGGTTTTTCTGTAAATTTTTTTATTAGCTCGTTTATGATGATTTTTTGGTATAGTGGGGGTATGGAAAAATATGAACTATGGTTCCGATTAGCGTATCGGGACATAATTTTAACCAAAAAAATGACCGCTGCCGTGCGTCCGGGAGATCGTCGTGCGCCAAATAACAAAGGAACTAGCATTGGCGAAAATGTGATTATTCGGGTGATGAAACTACCGGGTAATGAAGCTGAAAACATCAACCCGATATTTACAGATGATAATATTCCTGCCAAAATAACGGCGATTGAGGTTAAGCGCTTGCAAGATGTTACGCCAGCGGATCTGATCGGATGTTCGGCAGATTGTTCGGATTGGCACGGCGTGGCAAACCAGCTAAGCTTAATCTACAACCAGGTATTTACCGGGCCCGAAGAAGTCAGCATCGTCCGGTTCGAATACACATAGGAGGACAGCCATGATAATTCAGAAGTTGATCGATTCTAAGATGCTGACAGTTGCGTCAAAAGCGCAAGATAATCCGCCTAGTCTAGAAGGGTTGGATTTCTTCGCGGTTGGATACGCAGCCAAGGATTACCCCGCCCAGACGCCTCGGCTGTGGAACGCGCTTTACGCGCAATTTGGGCTGAATGTCCGCAATATCCGACTGATTGGATCACCGGAGGTAGCGGGTGATGTATTCGATGCCTATCGGAATGACGACCGGTTTCTGGGCGGCGACGTCGGCGCTGGCATCAAGGACAAAGCATGGGTGATTGTCGATCAAATTGACCCGCTTGCCCGTGCAATGCAAGCGATCAACGTGGTAGTGCGAACAGACCACAAACTGGTCGGCTACAATACCGACGGCCATGGATATGTGGCCGGCTTGCAACAGGTAATGGATGCGACAGACAAAACCATCCTGATCTTAGGGGGTGGCGGCACCGCCAATGCCATCGCCTTTGCCGCAGCGGCCGCCAGGATGAAGCTGATCATCCTCAACCGCACCGTCAGCAAAGCAAATGACCTAGCCGTGCGAGTTAACCAGTTCTGCAACAAAGCGGTAGCGGTT is part of the Patescibacteria group bacterium genome and encodes:
- a CDS encoding nicotinate phosphoribosyltransferase; the encoded protein is MSDNIILLTDSYKPTHGPQYPPRTQTIFSFYESRGGLFPETTFFGLQYLIKRYLLGQVVTEEKIEEAYEVLGSHFGNSNYMNRAGWEYILKAHGGRLPILIRAIPEGTSIPNHNVLMTVQNTDPNGLPWLTNYLETLLCQVWYPCTVATQSRAMRQEILRFLEETGDPSQIDFKLHDFGFRGSTSVESAGIGGAAHLVNFKGTDTLEAIMVARRYYGENMAGYSIPAAEHSTITSWGKEHEADAYANMLTAYPTGTVAVVSDSYDVFNACRSIWGGQLKERVLARDGVLVIRPDSGNPPEVVTQVLDILGQTFGFTTNDKQYRVLHPKVRVIQGDGIDYAMITQILTAMRQAGWSADNLAFGSGGGLLQKVNRDTQRFAFKCSAAQIDGTWRDVMKDPVTDPGKRSKAGHLALVRNSAGDWKTMRESDAEAMGFSNQLVPVFKDGALLVDYNFQSIRDRAAM